In Kryptolebias marmoratus isolate JLee-2015 linkage group LG22, ASM164957v2, whole genome shotgun sequence, a single window of DNA contains:
- the prom2 gene encoding prominin-2, with amino-acid sequence MGLCENMRSWRLRGSTASFMVAIGAMLLGLGSAQTCPAGETQQNLTQPSYQGLAKKQASVDFLASFVGSFLYTVQPNSFPEDIFLRIVNDPGNVQSDQDLVKEILDYQVGFLVCIAIGILYIVLMPIIGFFLACCRCCGNCGGKMYQKQTSSIHCLRRTLYFSVFVITIIILAGNICMFRSNEALKKSVEKGPGELNHTISNIHTFLTAVPQQVNDVVNESFKTVQEVSRNIDDIGPQMGAEIQRHFRGFLDPALQSVKSLDNESLTIKAQLDNLNSSLDQLRTSVDRVQANVTAVKNQINKTLSEPNCTGCSSLTQELQKLTVDTTISIPSLQKFQSAVDEVIKADLKSKINETEEYFLSIPQSVTTETKDIVQHIKQLLSDITKQISEVSKDLQLPVLNDVSQTLNQAQTELNRFLPQIESLEFIRWSVCVTLCCIVLLVVVCNLLGLVLGPLGLSPKRDPTSRSCTADCGGVFLMMGAGFSFLFSWLLMIAVLLLFLVGGNSYTLICRPWKNGQLLKFLDTPDLIPNLDIGQSLGLQTTVGISDIYRDCQKNKPLWTTLHLNEVVDLRELLNVSKYTAQIQEQFDKTDITLPTITLLSPELKSQLGNISANLGALNTSATTQQMNNILSINLNTTANELLEISRLQHDEAIKKELENEAMRLQQIQVNIETVIFPQVKNLNSSIKSLQSTTKKVNRMVGEVLSIVGAAQDFLNTNTTQIVKTESRKFLDCQLEYFTAFADWANFTITQHVGRCGPVAGAVDSAEVIFCSNVVESLNAFWLSMGWCLMFFIPSIIFSIKLAKYYRRMKYSDSYEDNHIIMNHIPRAQLKLT; translated from the exons ATGGGGTTGTGTGAAAACATGAGGAGTTGGAGATTGAGGGGCAGCACCGCATCGTTCATGGTCGCCATAGGAGCGATGCTGCTGGGGCTCGGCTCGGCTCAGACCTGTCCGGCGGGTGagacccaacagaacctcacCCAGCCTTCGTACCAGGGCCTGGCGAAGAAGCAGGCCAGCGTGGACTTTTTGGCCTCCTTTGTGGGGTCCTTCCTTTACACAGTCCAGCCAAACTCTTTCCCTGAAG ATATATTCTTGAGAATAGTTAACGATCCTGGCAATGTGCAGTCAGATCAAGACCTCGTGAAAGAA ATTCTGGATTACCAAGTGGGTTTCCTGGTGTGTATTGCCATTGGCATTCTGTACATCGTCCTGATGCCCATCATTGGCTTCTTCCTGGCTTGCTGTCGCTGCTGTGGCAACTGTGGTGGGAAGATGTACCAGAAGCAAACATCCTCCATTCACTGTCTCAGGAGGACTCTTTACTTCAGTGTGTTTGTGATCACGATCATTATCCT TGCCGGGAACATCTGCATGTTCAGGAGCAACGAAGCTCTCAAAAAGAGTGTGGAGAAGGGTCCAGGGGAGCTCAACCACACTATCAGCAACATCCACACCTTCCTCACAGCTGTGCCTCAG CAAGTAAACGATGTAGTGAACGAGAGCTTCAAAACAGTTCAAGAGGTTTCCAGAAACATAGATG ATATCGGACCTCAGATGGGAGCAGAAATCCAGCGGCACTTCAGAGGATTTCTGGACCCTGCTCTGCAGTCGGTCAAAAGTCTGGACAATG AAAGTTTGACCATCAAAGCTCAACTGGACAACCTGAACTCGTCTCTGGACCAGCTGCGGACCAGCGTGGACCGGGTCCAGGCCAACGTCACCGCTGTTAAAAACCAGATCAATAAGACGCTGTCCGAGCCGAACTGCACCGGATGTAGCAGCTTAACTCAAGAGCTGCAGAAACTAACAGTAGATACCACCATCTCT ATTCCCAGCCTGCAGAAGTTTCAGTCTGCAGTGGATGAAGTCATCAAAGCAGATCTGAAGTCCAAAATAAATGAG ACGGAGGAATATTTTCTCAGCATCCCCCAGAGTGTGACCACTGAGACCAAGGATATTGTTCAAC acatcaaacagctgctgagtGACATAACCAAACAGATTTCCGAGGTTTCCAAAGATCTGCAGTTACCTGTTCTGAACGACGTGTCCCAGACTCTGAACCAGGCGCAGACTGAGCTCAACAGGTTCTTACCCCAAATAGAAAGCTTAGAGTTTATCAG gtggagtgtgtgtgtgaccctGTGCTGCATCGTCCTCCTGGTGGTCGTGTGTAACCTTCTGGGTCTGGTTCTGGGCCCCCTGGGTCTCTCGCCCAAAAGAGACCCCACAAGCCGCTCGTGCACGGCGGACTGCGGAGGCGTCTTCCTCATGAT GGGCGCCggtttcagtttcctgttttcctggCTCCTTATGATCGcggtgctgctgctgttcctgGTGGGTGGAAACAGCTACACTCTGATCTGCCGACCGTGGAAAAATGGACAGCTGCTGAAG TTCCTCGATACACCAGATCTAATTCCAAATTTGGATATAGGCCAATCTTTAGGACTTCAGACCACCGTTGGTATCTCTGATATCTATAG AGACTGTCAGAAAAACAAGCCTCTGTGGACAACGCTCCACCTGAATGAGGTTGTAGACCTCAGAGAGCTGCTCAATGTATCCAAA TACACAGCACAGATCCAGGAGCAGTTTGACAAAACGGACATCACCCTGCCTACAATCACACTCCTGAGCCCTGAACTGAAAAGCCAGCTTGGCAACATTTCTGCCAACTTAGGAGCTTTAAACACCAGCGCCACTACACAGCAG atgaaCAACATTCTCAGCATAAATCTGAATACAACAGCAAATGAACTTTTAGAAATAAGTCGTCTTCAA CATGACGAAGCCATTAAAAAAGAACTGGAAAACGAAGCCATGAGACTACAGCAGATTCAGGTCAACATTGAAACAGTTATCTTTCCACAAGTG aaaaacctgaattCCTCTATCAAGAGTCTTCAGTCCACCACAAAGAAAGTCAAT AGAATGGTGGGGGAGGTGCTGAGCATCGTCGGAGCAGCACAAGACttcctcaacacaaacacaacccaGATTGTAAAGACC GAAAGCAGGAAGTTTTTAGACTGTCAGCTGGAATACTTCACTGCTTTTGCTGACTGGGCCAACTTCACG ATCACGCAGCACGTCGGGCGCTGTGGGCCCGTGGCTGGAGCCGTGGACTCCGCCGAGGTCATCTTCTGCTCGAATGTGGTGGAGTCTCTG aATGCGTTCTGGCTCAGTATGGGCTGGTGCCTGATGTTCTTCATTCCCAGCATCATCTTTTCCATCAAACTCGCCAAATACTACAGGAGAATGAAATACTCCGATTCCTACGAGGA CAATCACATCATTATGAACCACATCCCTCGGGCTCAGCTGAAACTCACCTGA
- the ldb1a gene encoding LIM domain-binding protein 1-A isoform X5, with product MLDRDVGRPTPYGNQTDYRIYELNKRLQNWTEDCDNIWWDAFTTEFFEDDAMLTITFCLEDGPKRYTIGRTLIPRYFRSIFEGGATELFYVLKHPKESFHSNFVSLDCDQCTMVTQNGKPMFTQVCVEGRLYLEFMFDDMMRIKTWHFSIRQHREVLPRSILAMHDPQMLDQLAKNITRCGLSNSTLNYLRLCVILEPMQELMSRHKTYSLSPRDCLKTCLFQKWQRMVAPPAEPARQAPNKRRKRKVSGGSTVSSGGGGNNNSNSKKKSPANSFSLSSQVPDVMMVGEPTLMGGEFGDEDERLITRLENTQYDGANGLDDEDSFTSSPALGGHSPWNNKAPSSQESKNDNSQSSQ from the exons ATGCTGGACAGAGATGTGGG gagaCCCACACCGTACGGGAACCAGACAGATTACCGGATATATGAGCTGAATAAAAGATTACAGAACTGGACGGAG GACTGTGATAATATTTGGTGGGATGCCTTCACCACAGAGTTTTTTGAGGATGATGCCATGCTCACCATCACTTTCTGCCTGGAAGATGGCCCCAAACGATACA CCATCGGCAGGACGTTGATTCCGCGATACTTCAGAAGTATTTTTGAGGGAGGCGCAACtgagttgttttatgttttgaagcATCCAAAGGAGTCTTTCCACAGTAACTTTGTGTCCCTCGACTGTGATCAGTGCACCATGGTGACTCAGAACGGCAAACCTATGTTCACACAG GTGTGTGTTGAGGGTCGTTTATACCTAGAGTTCATGTTTGATGACATGATGAGGATCAAGACGTGGCACTTCAGCATCAGACAACACAGAGAGGTCCTACCAAGGAGCATTTTGGCTATGCAT GATCCTCAGATGCTCGATCAGCTGGCGAAAAATATCACCAGATGTGGGCTGTCCAACTCCACGCTCAACTACCTCCGT ctaTGTGTGATATTGGAGCCAATGCAGGAGTTGATGTCCAGACATAAAACCTACAGTTTGAGCCCCAGAGACTGTCTGAAAACTTGTCTTTTCCAGAAGTGGCAGAGGATGGTAGCCCCTCCAG CTGAACCGGCCAGACAAGCTCCAAACAAGCGGCGGAAAAGGAAGGTGTCCGGCGGAAGCACAGTGAGCTCTGGCGGAGGTGGCaataacaacagcaacagcaaaaaGAAGAGTCCAGCCAACAGCTTTTCACTCTCCAGCCAGGTACCT GATGTGATGATGGTGGGAGAGCCCACACTGATGGGAGGGGAGTTTGGTGACGAAGACGAGCGTCTGATCACGCGGCTGGAGAACACGCAGTACGATGGGGCGAATGGCCTGGACGATGAGGACAGTTTCACCAGCTCTCCTGCACTGGGGGGACACTCCCCCTGGAACAACAAGGCTCCCTCCAGTCAGGAGAGCAAGAATGACAACTCCCAGTCATCCCAGTAG
- the ldb1a gene encoding LIM domain-binding protein 1-A isoform X6, whose amino-acid sequence MSVGGCACPGCSSKTFKLYSPKEPPNGGSFPPFHPGAMLDRDVGPTPMYPPSYMEPGMGRPTPYGNQTDYRIYELNKRLQNWTEDCDNIWWDAFTTEFFEDDAMLTITFCLEDGPKRYTIGRTLIPRYFRSIFEGGATELFYVLKHPKESFHSNFVSLDCDQCTMVTQNGKPMFTQVCVEGRLYLEFMFDDMMRIKTWHFSIRQHREVLPRSILAMHDPQMLDQLAKNITRCGLSNSTLNYLRLCVILEPMQELMSRHKTYSLSPRDCLKTCLFQKWQRMVAPPAEPARQAPNKRRKRKVSGGSTVSSGGGGNNNSNSKKKSPANSFSLSSQVPDLVGTKTCTVPELEDRS is encoded by the exons ATGTCTGTTGGAGGTTGTGCTTGTCCTG GCTGTTCgtcaaaaacattcaaactgtaCTCTCCTAAGGAGCCCCCCAACGGTGGCAGCTTTCCCCCCTTCCACCCAGGCGCTATGCTGGACAGAGATGTGGG gccTACACCCATGTACCCACCGTCATACATGGAGCCTGGAATGGG gagaCCCACACCGTACGGGAACCAGACAGATTACCGGATATATGAGCTGAATAAAAGATTACAGAACTGGACGGAG GACTGTGATAATATTTGGTGGGATGCCTTCACCACAGAGTTTTTTGAGGATGATGCCATGCTCACCATCACTTTCTGCCTGGAAGATGGCCCCAAACGATACA CCATCGGCAGGACGTTGATTCCGCGATACTTCAGAAGTATTTTTGAGGGAGGCGCAACtgagttgttttatgttttgaagcATCCAAAGGAGTCTTTCCACAGTAACTTTGTGTCCCTCGACTGTGATCAGTGCACCATGGTGACTCAGAACGGCAAACCTATGTTCACACAG GTGTGTGTTGAGGGTCGTTTATACCTAGAGTTCATGTTTGATGACATGATGAGGATCAAGACGTGGCACTTCAGCATCAGACAACACAGAGAGGTCCTACCAAGGAGCATTTTGGCTATGCAT GATCCTCAGATGCTCGATCAGCTGGCGAAAAATATCACCAGATGTGGGCTGTCCAACTCCACGCTCAACTACCTCCGT ctaTGTGTGATATTGGAGCCAATGCAGGAGTTGATGTCCAGACATAAAACCTACAGTTTGAGCCCCAGAGACTGTCTGAAAACTTGTCTTTTCCAGAAGTGGCAGAGGATGGTAGCCCCTCCAG CTGAACCGGCCAGACAAGCTCCAAACAAGCGGCGGAAAAGGAAGGTGTCCGGCGGAAGCACAGTGAGCTCTGGCGGAGGTGGCaataacaacagcaacagcaaaaaGAAGAGTCCAGCCAACAGCTTTTCACTCTCCAGCCAGGTACCT gaCCTGGTTGGAACAAAAACCTGTACAGTGCCGGAGCTTGAGGACCGGAGTTGA
- the ldb1a gene encoding LIM domain-binding protein 1-A isoform X2 translates to MSVGGCACPGCSSKTFKLYSPKEPPNGGSFPPFHPGAMLDRDVGPTPMYPPSYMEPGMGRPTPYGNQTDYRIYELNKRLQNWTEDCDNIWWDAFTTEFFEDDAMLTITFCLEDGPKRYTIGRTLIPRYFRSIFEGGATELFYVLKHPKESFHSNFVSLDCDQCTMVTQNGKPMFTQVCVEGRLYLEFMFDDMMRIKTWHFSIRQHREVLPRSILAMHDPQMLDQLAKNITRCGLSNSTLNYLRLCVILEPMQELMSRHKTYSLSPRDCLKTCLFQKWQRMVAPPAEPARQAPNKRRKRKVSGGSTVSSGGGGNNNSNSKKKSPANSFSLSSQDVMMVGEPTLMGGEFGDEDERLITRLENTQYDGANGLDDEDSFTSSPALGGHSPWNNKAPSSQESKNDNSQSSQ, encoded by the exons ATGTCTGTTGGAGGTTGTGCTTGTCCTG GCTGTTCgtcaaaaacattcaaactgtaCTCTCCTAAGGAGCCCCCCAACGGTGGCAGCTTTCCCCCCTTCCACCCAGGCGCTATGCTGGACAGAGATGTGGG gccTACACCCATGTACCCACCGTCATACATGGAGCCTGGAATGGG gagaCCCACACCGTACGGGAACCAGACAGATTACCGGATATATGAGCTGAATAAAAGATTACAGAACTGGACGGAG GACTGTGATAATATTTGGTGGGATGCCTTCACCACAGAGTTTTTTGAGGATGATGCCATGCTCACCATCACTTTCTGCCTGGAAGATGGCCCCAAACGATACA CCATCGGCAGGACGTTGATTCCGCGATACTTCAGAAGTATTTTTGAGGGAGGCGCAACtgagttgttttatgttttgaagcATCCAAAGGAGTCTTTCCACAGTAACTTTGTGTCCCTCGACTGTGATCAGTGCACCATGGTGACTCAGAACGGCAAACCTATGTTCACACAG GTGTGTGTTGAGGGTCGTTTATACCTAGAGTTCATGTTTGATGACATGATGAGGATCAAGACGTGGCACTTCAGCATCAGACAACACAGAGAGGTCCTACCAAGGAGCATTTTGGCTATGCAT GATCCTCAGATGCTCGATCAGCTGGCGAAAAATATCACCAGATGTGGGCTGTCCAACTCCACGCTCAACTACCTCCGT ctaTGTGTGATATTGGAGCCAATGCAGGAGTTGATGTCCAGACATAAAACCTACAGTTTGAGCCCCAGAGACTGTCTGAAAACTTGTCTTTTCCAGAAGTGGCAGAGGATGGTAGCCCCTCCAG CTGAACCGGCCAGACAAGCTCCAAACAAGCGGCGGAAAAGGAAGGTGTCCGGCGGAAGCACAGTGAGCTCTGGCGGAGGTGGCaataacaacagcaacagcaaaaaGAAGAGTCCAGCCAACAGCTTTTCACTCTCCAGCCAG GATGTGATGATGGTGGGAGAGCCCACACTGATGGGAGGGGAGTTTGGTGACGAAGACGAGCGTCTGATCACGCGGCTGGAGAACACGCAGTACGATGGGGCGAATGGCCTGGACGATGAGGACAGTTTCACCAGCTCTCCTGCACTGGGGGGACACTCCCCCTGGAACAACAAGGCTCCCTCCAGTCAGGAGAGCAAGAATGACAACTCCCAGTCATCCCAGTAG
- the ldb1a gene encoding LIM domain-binding protein 1-A isoform X1, with product MSVGGCACPGCSSKTFKLYSPKEPPNGGSFPPFHPGAMLDRDVGPTPMYPPSYMEPGMGRPTPYGNQTDYRIYELNKRLQNWTEDCDNIWWDAFTTEFFEDDAMLTITFCLEDGPKRYTIGRTLIPRYFRSIFEGGATELFYVLKHPKESFHSNFVSLDCDQCTMVTQNGKPMFTQVCVEGRLYLEFMFDDMMRIKTWHFSIRQHREVLPRSILAMHDPQMLDQLAKNITRCGLSNSTLNYLRLCVILEPMQELMSRHKTYSLSPRDCLKTCLFQKWQRMVAPPAEPARQAPNKRRKRKVSGGSTVSSGGGGNNNSNSKKKSPANSFSLSSQVPDVMMVGEPTLMGGEFGDEDERLITRLENTQYDGANGLDDEDSFTSSPALGGHSPWNNKAPSSQESKNDNSQSSQ from the exons ATGTCTGTTGGAGGTTGTGCTTGTCCTG GCTGTTCgtcaaaaacattcaaactgtaCTCTCCTAAGGAGCCCCCCAACGGTGGCAGCTTTCCCCCCTTCCACCCAGGCGCTATGCTGGACAGAGATGTGGG gccTACACCCATGTACCCACCGTCATACATGGAGCCTGGAATGGG gagaCCCACACCGTACGGGAACCAGACAGATTACCGGATATATGAGCTGAATAAAAGATTACAGAACTGGACGGAG GACTGTGATAATATTTGGTGGGATGCCTTCACCACAGAGTTTTTTGAGGATGATGCCATGCTCACCATCACTTTCTGCCTGGAAGATGGCCCCAAACGATACA CCATCGGCAGGACGTTGATTCCGCGATACTTCAGAAGTATTTTTGAGGGAGGCGCAACtgagttgttttatgttttgaagcATCCAAAGGAGTCTTTCCACAGTAACTTTGTGTCCCTCGACTGTGATCAGTGCACCATGGTGACTCAGAACGGCAAACCTATGTTCACACAG GTGTGTGTTGAGGGTCGTTTATACCTAGAGTTCATGTTTGATGACATGATGAGGATCAAGACGTGGCACTTCAGCATCAGACAACACAGAGAGGTCCTACCAAGGAGCATTTTGGCTATGCAT GATCCTCAGATGCTCGATCAGCTGGCGAAAAATATCACCAGATGTGGGCTGTCCAACTCCACGCTCAACTACCTCCGT ctaTGTGTGATATTGGAGCCAATGCAGGAGTTGATGTCCAGACATAAAACCTACAGTTTGAGCCCCAGAGACTGTCTGAAAACTTGTCTTTTCCAGAAGTGGCAGAGGATGGTAGCCCCTCCAG CTGAACCGGCCAGACAAGCTCCAAACAAGCGGCGGAAAAGGAAGGTGTCCGGCGGAAGCACAGTGAGCTCTGGCGGAGGTGGCaataacaacagcaacagcaaaaaGAAGAGTCCAGCCAACAGCTTTTCACTCTCCAGCCAGGTACCT GATGTGATGATGGTGGGAGAGCCCACACTGATGGGAGGGGAGTTTGGTGACGAAGACGAGCGTCTGATCACGCGGCTGGAGAACACGCAGTACGATGGGGCGAATGGCCTGGACGATGAGGACAGTTTCACCAGCTCTCCTGCACTGGGGGGACACTCCCCCTGGAACAACAAGGCTCCCTCCAGTCAGGAGAGCAAGAATGACAACTCCCAGTCATCCCAGTAG
- the ldb1a gene encoding LIM domain-binding protein 1-A isoform X7, whose protein sequence is MSVGGCACPGCSSKTFKLYSPKEPPNGGSFPPFHPGAMLDRDVGPTPMYPPSYMEPGMGRPTPYGNQTDYRIYELNKRLQNWTEDCDNIWWDAFTTEFFEDDAMLTITFCLEDGPKRYTIGRTLIPRYFRSIFEGGATELFYVLKHPKESFHSNFVSLDCDQCTMVTQNGKPMFTQVCVEGRLYLEFMFDDMMRIKTWHFSIRQHREVLPRSILAMHDPQMLDQLAKNITRCGLSNSTLNYLRLCVILEPMQELMSRHKTYSLSPRDCLKTCLFQKWQRMVAPPAEPARQAPNKRRKRKVSGGSTVSSGGGGNNNSNSKKKSPANSFSLSSQDLVGTKTCTVPELEDRS, encoded by the exons ATGTCTGTTGGAGGTTGTGCTTGTCCTG GCTGTTCgtcaaaaacattcaaactgtaCTCTCCTAAGGAGCCCCCCAACGGTGGCAGCTTTCCCCCCTTCCACCCAGGCGCTATGCTGGACAGAGATGTGGG gccTACACCCATGTACCCACCGTCATACATGGAGCCTGGAATGGG gagaCCCACACCGTACGGGAACCAGACAGATTACCGGATATATGAGCTGAATAAAAGATTACAGAACTGGACGGAG GACTGTGATAATATTTGGTGGGATGCCTTCACCACAGAGTTTTTTGAGGATGATGCCATGCTCACCATCACTTTCTGCCTGGAAGATGGCCCCAAACGATACA CCATCGGCAGGACGTTGATTCCGCGATACTTCAGAAGTATTTTTGAGGGAGGCGCAACtgagttgttttatgttttgaagcATCCAAAGGAGTCTTTCCACAGTAACTTTGTGTCCCTCGACTGTGATCAGTGCACCATGGTGACTCAGAACGGCAAACCTATGTTCACACAG GTGTGTGTTGAGGGTCGTTTATACCTAGAGTTCATGTTTGATGACATGATGAGGATCAAGACGTGGCACTTCAGCATCAGACAACACAGAGAGGTCCTACCAAGGAGCATTTTGGCTATGCAT GATCCTCAGATGCTCGATCAGCTGGCGAAAAATATCACCAGATGTGGGCTGTCCAACTCCACGCTCAACTACCTCCGT ctaTGTGTGATATTGGAGCCAATGCAGGAGTTGATGTCCAGACATAAAACCTACAGTTTGAGCCCCAGAGACTGTCTGAAAACTTGTCTTTTCCAGAAGTGGCAGAGGATGGTAGCCCCTCCAG CTGAACCGGCCAGACAAGCTCCAAACAAGCGGCGGAAAAGGAAGGTGTCCGGCGGAAGCACAGTGAGCTCTGGCGGAGGTGGCaataacaacagcaacagcaaaaaGAAGAGTCCAGCCAACAGCTTTTCACTCTCCAGCCAG gaCCTGGTTGGAACAAAAACCTGTACAGTGCCGGAGCTTGAGGACCGGAGTTGA
- the ldb1a gene encoding LIM domain-binding protein 1-A isoform X3 — MSVGGCACPGCSSKTFKLYSPKEPPNGGSFPPFHPGAMLDRDVGRPTPYGNQTDYRIYELNKRLQNWTEDCDNIWWDAFTTEFFEDDAMLTITFCLEDGPKRYTIGRTLIPRYFRSIFEGGATELFYVLKHPKESFHSNFVSLDCDQCTMVTQNGKPMFTQVCVEGRLYLEFMFDDMMRIKTWHFSIRQHREVLPRSILAMHDPQMLDQLAKNITRCGLSNSTLNYLRLCVILEPMQELMSRHKTYSLSPRDCLKTCLFQKWQRMVAPPAEPARQAPNKRRKRKVSGGSTVSSGGGGNNNSNSKKKSPANSFSLSSQVPDVMMVGEPTLMGGEFGDEDERLITRLENTQYDGANGLDDEDSFTSSPALGGHSPWNNKAPSSQESKNDNSQSSQ; from the exons ATGTCTGTTGGAGGTTGTGCTTGTCCTG GCTGTTCgtcaaaaacattcaaactgtaCTCTCCTAAGGAGCCCCCCAACGGTGGCAGCTTTCCCCCCTTCCACCCAGGCGCTATGCTGGACAGAGATGTGGG gagaCCCACACCGTACGGGAACCAGACAGATTACCGGATATATGAGCTGAATAAAAGATTACAGAACTGGACGGAG GACTGTGATAATATTTGGTGGGATGCCTTCACCACAGAGTTTTTTGAGGATGATGCCATGCTCACCATCACTTTCTGCCTGGAAGATGGCCCCAAACGATACA CCATCGGCAGGACGTTGATTCCGCGATACTTCAGAAGTATTTTTGAGGGAGGCGCAACtgagttgttttatgttttgaagcATCCAAAGGAGTCTTTCCACAGTAACTTTGTGTCCCTCGACTGTGATCAGTGCACCATGGTGACTCAGAACGGCAAACCTATGTTCACACAG GTGTGTGTTGAGGGTCGTTTATACCTAGAGTTCATGTTTGATGACATGATGAGGATCAAGACGTGGCACTTCAGCATCAGACAACACAGAGAGGTCCTACCAAGGAGCATTTTGGCTATGCAT GATCCTCAGATGCTCGATCAGCTGGCGAAAAATATCACCAGATGTGGGCTGTCCAACTCCACGCTCAACTACCTCCGT ctaTGTGTGATATTGGAGCCAATGCAGGAGTTGATGTCCAGACATAAAACCTACAGTTTGAGCCCCAGAGACTGTCTGAAAACTTGTCTTTTCCAGAAGTGGCAGAGGATGGTAGCCCCTCCAG CTGAACCGGCCAGACAAGCTCCAAACAAGCGGCGGAAAAGGAAGGTGTCCGGCGGAAGCACAGTGAGCTCTGGCGGAGGTGGCaataacaacagcaacagcaaaaaGAAGAGTCCAGCCAACAGCTTTTCACTCTCCAGCCAGGTACCT GATGTGATGATGGTGGGAGAGCCCACACTGATGGGAGGGGAGTTTGGTGACGAAGACGAGCGTCTGATCACGCGGCTGGAGAACACGCAGTACGATGGGGCGAATGGCCTGGACGATGAGGACAGTTTCACCAGCTCTCCTGCACTGGGGGGACACTCCCCCTGGAACAACAAGGCTCCCTCCAGTCAGGAGAGCAAGAATGACAACTCCCAGTCATCCCAGTAG
- the ldb1a gene encoding LIM domain-binding protein 1-A isoform X4 — protein sequence MLDRDVGPTPMYPPSYMEPGMGRPTPYGNQTDYRIYELNKRLQNWTEDCDNIWWDAFTTEFFEDDAMLTITFCLEDGPKRYTIGRTLIPRYFRSIFEGGATELFYVLKHPKESFHSNFVSLDCDQCTMVTQNGKPMFTQVCVEGRLYLEFMFDDMMRIKTWHFSIRQHREVLPRSILAMHDPQMLDQLAKNITRCGLSNSTLNYLRLCVILEPMQELMSRHKTYSLSPRDCLKTCLFQKWQRMVAPPAEPARQAPNKRRKRKVSGGSTVSSGGGGNNNSNSKKKSPANSFSLSSQVPDVMMVGEPTLMGGEFGDEDERLITRLENTQYDGANGLDDEDSFTSSPALGGHSPWNNKAPSSQESKNDNSQSSQ from the exons ATGCTGGACAGAGATGTGGG gccTACACCCATGTACCCACCGTCATACATGGAGCCTGGAATGGG gagaCCCACACCGTACGGGAACCAGACAGATTACCGGATATATGAGCTGAATAAAAGATTACAGAACTGGACGGAG GACTGTGATAATATTTGGTGGGATGCCTTCACCACAGAGTTTTTTGAGGATGATGCCATGCTCACCATCACTTTCTGCCTGGAAGATGGCCCCAAACGATACA CCATCGGCAGGACGTTGATTCCGCGATACTTCAGAAGTATTTTTGAGGGAGGCGCAACtgagttgttttatgttttgaagcATCCAAAGGAGTCTTTCCACAGTAACTTTGTGTCCCTCGACTGTGATCAGTGCACCATGGTGACTCAGAACGGCAAACCTATGTTCACACAG GTGTGTGTTGAGGGTCGTTTATACCTAGAGTTCATGTTTGATGACATGATGAGGATCAAGACGTGGCACTTCAGCATCAGACAACACAGAGAGGTCCTACCAAGGAGCATTTTGGCTATGCAT GATCCTCAGATGCTCGATCAGCTGGCGAAAAATATCACCAGATGTGGGCTGTCCAACTCCACGCTCAACTACCTCCGT ctaTGTGTGATATTGGAGCCAATGCAGGAGTTGATGTCCAGACATAAAACCTACAGTTTGAGCCCCAGAGACTGTCTGAAAACTTGTCTTTTCCAGAAGTGGCAGAGGATGGTAGCCCCTCCAG CTGAACCGGCCAGACAAGCTCCAAACAAGCGGCGGAAAAGGAAGGTGTCCGGCGGAAGCACAGTGAGCTCTGGCGGAGGTGGCaataacaacagcaacagcaaaaaGAAGAGTCCAGCCAACAGCTTTTCACTCTCCAGCCAGGTACCT GATGTGATGATGGTGGGAGAGCCCACACTGATGGGAGGGGAGTTTGGTGACGAAGACGAGCGTCTGATCACGCGGCTGGAGAACACGCAGTACGATGGGGCGAATGGCCTGGACGATGAGGACAGTTTCACCAGCTCTCCTGCACTGGGGGGACACTCCCCCTGGAACAACAAGGCTCCCTCCAGTCAGGAGAGCAAGAATGACAACTCCCAGTCATCCCAGTAG